Proteins found in one Sporosarcina jeotgali genomic segment:
- a CDS encoding aldehyde dehydrogenase family protein, producing MSTVDVKKYIDPSYNLYINGQWTEGSKGEKIDSINPSTGEKLSEFINASNADVDSAVDAAQKAFPEWSKIGVEERSGILLKIADAIEKNNEHLAMVETLDNGKPLRETAGGDVRLAADHFRYFAGVIRSEEGTAKQLDEDNLTIVLKEPIGVVGQIVPWNFPILMAAWKLAPALAAGNTIVISPSSSTSLSILEFAKIVDPLLPKGVVNIVTGKGSQSGDYLLNHEGISKLAFTGSTEVGYKVAKAAANRLIPSTLELGGKSANIIFSDAPWDRAIEGVQMGILFNQGQVCSAGSRIFIQEEIYDDFLEALKKAFEKVKVGLPWEEGVQMGAQINQTQLDKILEYVEIGKKEGAKVITGGYQLKDNGLGDGAFMAPTILADADNKMRIAQEEIFGPVATIIKFKDEAEAIKLANDSDYGLAGGVFTRDINKALRVSRGVHTGRMWVNQFTNVSAGAPFGGYKKSGIGRETYKSILDAYSQTKNIFINTSEETDGMY from the coding sequence ATGAGTACTGTAGACGTAAAAAAATATATAGACCCTTCTTATAATCTTTATATTAATGGTCAATGGACTGAAGGTTCCAAAGGTGAAAAAATCGATTCCATCAATCCTTCAACCGGTGAAAAACTAAGTGAATTCATAAACGCATCCAATGCTGATGTGGACAGTGCAGTGGATGCCGCACAAAAAGCATTCCCTGAATGGTCCAAAATTGGAGTTGAAGAAAGAAGCGGCATTTTATTGAAGATTGCGGATGCCATTGAAAAAAATAATGAGCATCTGGCTATGGTAGAAACACTTGATAATGGAAAACCATTGAGAGAAACTGCAGGTGGGGATGTTCGTTTAGCGGCGGATCATTTCCGTTACTTTGCGGGTGTCATTCGTTCTGAAGAAGGAACAGCTAAACAATTAGATGAAGACAATCTGACAATCGTTCTGAAAGAACCGATTGGTGTTGTGGGGCAAATTGTTCCGTGGAATTTCCCAATACTAATGGCTGCCTGGAAACTTGCACCTGCATTAGCTGCGGGGAACACAATTGTCATTTCACCGTCTTCGTCCACATCTCTCAGTATCCTGGAATTTGCAAAAATAGTAGATCCGTTATTACCTAAAGGCGTCGTCAATATCGTTACAGGTAAAGGTTCACAATCCGGAGACTATCTTCTAAACCACGAAGGAATTTCTAAATTGGCCTTTACCGGTTCCACGGAGGTTGGATACAAAGTTGCAAAAGCTGCAGCCAATCGTTTAATTCCATCCACTCTGGAGCTAGGCGGTAAATCAGCTAATATTATCTTTAGTGATGCGCCTTGGGATCGTGCAATTGAAGGAGTTCAAATGGGTATTCTCTTCAACCAGGGACAAGTTTGCAGTGCAGGTTCACGTATTTTTATCCAAGAAGAGATATACGACGACTTCTTAGAGGCATTGAAAAAGGCATTTGAGAAAGTGAAAGTGGGATTGCCTTGGGAAGAGGGCGTCCAGATGGGTGCGCAAATCAATCAAACACAACTGGACAAAATTTTAGAATATGTGGAGATTGGTAAAAAAGAAGGAGCCAAAGTCATTACAGGCGGCTATCAGCTTAAAGACAATGGGTTGGGCGATGGTGCTTTTATGGCGCCCACTATTTTAGCGGATGCCGATAATAAAATGCGGATTGCTCAAGAAGAAATCTTCGGTCCTGTTGCAACAATCATTAAGTTTAAAGATGAGGCTGAAGCAATTAAATTAGCGAATGACTCGGATTACGGTCTTGCAGGCGGCGTGTTCACACGTGACATTAACAAAGCACTTCGTGTTTCTCGAGGCGTTCACACAGGGCGGATGTGGGTGAACCAATTCACTAATGTCTCCGCAGGTGCACCGTTTGGCGGCTATAAAAAATCAGGTATTGGCCGCGAGACGTACAAGAGTATCTTAGATGCGTATTCTCAAACTAAGAATATCTTTATCAACACAAGTGAAGAAACAGACGGTATGTATTGA
- a CDS encoding sensor domain-containing diguanylate cyclase produces MTLLSKRFGYSLFLMLLPWILFFFVHPAPAAAADSQDAADDTIDLGMHYEILQDPTNSITIDELIEGSYNSSFAPSTEKYISFLHTKDTIWLKLNAADSIPNREQLHWLEYNDKIENLNVYVVRKDGSYELYKSGLYNLENQPFAYPSMLFPIDTSDVQEIYLQLNGQLPLTIFTKFYTNNSFLEKVTAYKFYSGSFYGFLLALALYNLFLYFSFRERSYLYYTLYMFSFMLFQGTMNSFDVELFGHIASPWLLTKTLGLSCNLMIVFMVLFGKEFLELKRHLPNSNRLLNVAIGLAVLSTIAVIAGVPQYYTDLFITAMGLVVLIFLWVSGVRLLLKGHKSARFYIVGWSFLLGSMIIQALVMLGFVPLSLAVFEEIPAYSAMFEALILSLALADKITLIMKDNRRTQEELNETLEKKVVERTQELEKIQVELEHLANTDRLTQIPNRILLDHVLENEFSRAQIEHTPLSIILIDIDYFKHVNDTFGHQVGDDVLVEAAQLFKSSVRDSDTVGRWGGEEFLIISPSTTLGEALELSEKIRAVFADFTFNAAGKKTASFGVAFQMPGDTLNSFISRSDKALYAAKENGRNRVEFINIRQDTDF; encoded by the coding sequence ATGACTTTGCTTTCGAAACGATTTGGATATTCTTTGTTTCTAATGCTTTTACCTTGGATCCTATTTTTTTTCGTTCATCCTGCACCTGCAGCCGCCGCAGATAGTCAAGATGCAGCGGACGATACAATAGATTTGGGCATGCATTACGAAATTTTGCAGGATCCTACAAACTCTATTACGATTGACGAGCTGATCGAAGGGTCGTATAATTCTTCCTTTGCCCCCAGCACGGAGAAATACATATCATTCCTGCATACTAAGGATACGATTTGGCTGAAATTAAATGCAGCGGATAGTATTCCAAATCGCGAACAGTTGCATTGGCTGGAGTACAATGACAAAATCGAGAATTTAAATGTTTATGTTGTGAGAAAAGATGGTTCTTATGAATTGTATAAAAGTGGACTATACAACTTGGAAAATCAGCCGTTTGCTTACCCGTCCATGCTTTTCCCTATAGATACTTCAGATGTTCAAGAAATCTATCTGCAATTAAACGGTCAACTGCCTTTGACAATTTTCACTAAGTTTTATACAAATAATAGCTTCTTGGAGAAGGTCACAGCCTATAAATTTTATTCGGGCAGTTTTTATGGGTTTTTACTAGCTTTGGCTTTATATAATCTCTTCCTGTATTTTTCGTTCAGGGAACGTTCTTATTTATACTACACCCTCTACATGTTCAGCTTTATGCTATTTCAGGGCACTATGAATTCTTTTGACGTCGAGCTGTTCGGACATATTGCATCGCCTTGGTTATTGACAAAAACACTTGGCCTTAGCTGCAATTTGATGATTGTTTTCATGGTTTTATTCGGAAAAGAATTTCTGGAACTTAAACGACATCTGCCTAATAGCAATCGTCTTTTAAATGTGGCAATTGGATTGGCTGTACTATCGACAATCGCCGTAATTGCAGGTGTTCCTCAATATTATACCGATCTATTCATTACAGCGATGGGTCTTGTTGTCCTGATTTTCCTTTGGGTTTCAGGCGTAAGGCTCTTATTGAAAGGCCATAAATCAGCCCGATTCTATATAGTAGGTTGGAGCTTTCTGTTAGGCTCCATGATTATTCAAGCATTGGTTATGCTGGGCTTCGTGCCGCTCTCATTGGCTGTCTTCGAAGAGATTCCTGCATATAGTGCAATGTTTGAAGCTTTAATATTGTCACTGGCTTTAGCCGATAAGATTACCTTAATTATGAAAGACAACCGGCGCACTCAAGAAGAGTTGAATGAAACGCTTGAAAAGAAAGTCGTGGAGCGAACTCAAGAACTCGAAAAAATTCAAGTGGAGCTTGAACATTTGGCTAATACAGATCGTCTTACTCAAATTCCAAACCGCATTCTTCTCGATCATGTATTAGAAAATGAATTCTCACGCGCTCAAATTGAACATACTCCGCTGTCGATTATATTAATCGATATCGATTATTTTAAACATGTCAACGATACATTCGGTCATCAGGTCGGCGATGATGTATTAGTGGAAGCTGCTCAGCTTTTTAAATCATCCGTTCGCGATTCCGACACCGTTGGACGCTGGGGAGGCGAAGAATTTCTAATCATAAGCCCTTCGACTACTTTGGGAGAGGCATTGGAACTAAGCGAAAAAATACGGGCAGTATTTGCTGACTTCACTTTCAATGCGGCAGGTAAGAAAACCGCCAGCTTTGGAGTCGCTTTCCAGATGCCAGGAGATACACTGAATTCCTTTATATCGCGAAGTGACAAAGCGTTATACGCTGCAAAGGAAAATGGAAGAAACCGAGTAGAGTTCATTAACATAAGGCAGGATACCGATTTTTGA
- a CDS encoding CynX/NimT family MFS transporter, translating to MIGVILIAANLRAPLTSIGSLITSIRTDLGISHALAGTITTLPLLAFALLSPFAPKIAHKITMERTIFLSLVVLAVGIVLRSLFGTGALFAGTILIGVAIAFGNVLLPGFIKMNFPLKVGIMTGLYGVFMNVFAALGSGLSVPLTTIGEIGWEGSLAFWAIPVFIAIAVWAPQMKKGKDPTEYSKATSKEKLSLARSPLAWSITIFMGLQSLIFYTLVTWLPEILQGMGYSMGAAGWMLFLMQFAIIPFTFIIPILAERMKNQVFLGVATAVLFILGITGVLIGNAALMPLAVILIGIGAGSAFSLAMMFFSMRTSTAVEASDMSGMAQSFGYLLAAAGPIAFGGLHDLTGNWTVPLIMLIALAAVILIVGIIAGKDRVISNAVLEESQN from the coding sequence ATGATTGGCGTCATTCTAATTGCCGCCAATTTACGAGCACCGCTCACATCGATTGGTTCGTTAATTACATCCATTCGAACAGACTTAGGCATCAGCCATGCGCTGGCGGGAACGATTACGACGCTTCCCTTACTCGCATTTGCTTTGCTCTCACCATTTGCACCTAAAATAGCACATAAGATAACCATGGAAAGAACGATTTTCCTTTCATTAGTCGTCTTGGCAGTTGGGATTGTCTTGCGATCACTATTTGGAACAGGCGCATTATTCGCAGGAACGATTCTAATCGGGGTTGCGATCGCGTTTGGCAACGTATTGCTGCCAGGATTTATTAAAATGAACTTTCCATTGAAAGTAGGGATTATGACCGGGTTGTACGGCGTATTTATGAACGTCTTTGCAGCGCTTGGGTCCGGCTTAAGTGTACCGTTAACAACGATTGGTGAGATTGGCTGGGAAGGATCCCTCGCATTTTGGGCAATTCCTGTTTTTATAGCGATAGCAGTTTGGGCTCCGCAAATGAAAAAGGGGAAAGATCCGACTGAATATTCCAAAGCCACATCAAAAGAGAAGTTATCGTTAGCCCGTTCTCCGCTTGCGTGGTCGATTACGATATTTATGGGATTACAGTCTCTGATTTTTTATACATTAGTGACATGGCTTCCAGAAATTCTGCAAGGCATGGGGTATAGTATGGGGGCAGCTGGATGGATGTTGTTTTTAATGCAATTTGCGATTATTCCATTTACATTTATAATTCCTATACTTGCTGAACGCATGAAAAATCAAGTCTTTCTAGGTGTAGCCACTGCAGTTCTGTTTATACTTGGTATAACAGGCGTTTTAATTGGAAATGCGGCTTTGATGCCACTAGCAGTCATTCTAATTGGTATTGGAGCAGGAAGCGCATTCAGCTTAGCAATGATGTTTTTCAGCATGAGAACAAGTACAGCTGTGGAAGCTTCTGATATGTCGGGTATGGCACAGTCATTCGGTTATTTACTCGCAGCTGCTGGTCCAATTGCATTTGGTGGTTTACACGATCTGACAGGCAATTGGACAGTGCCTCTAATCATGTTAATTGCTTTAGCTGCAGTCATCTTAATCGTCGGTATAATAGCTGGTAAAGATCGGGTAATTAGCAATGCTGTTTTAGAAGAGTCACAGAACTGA
- a CDS encoding FadR/GntR family transcriptional regulator has product MLKKTERLSLVEQVVIQIEHLIESGHWQIGDHLPAEMQLMQEFGVSRNTLREAIRALVHAGLLETKQGSGTIVKSISAFGAALHRQVEKSSVMETLEVRLALEREAAQLAAARRDDLDVEAMTESIQLCKAASEKGNVQEFLQADIVFHKAMVKASHNKMLERLYENITEPLQSSIEEVMVAGDCFNYSEEIHYELLEAIKEQDVQAAISYVNQYINDFREKIKRIQED; this is encoded by the coding sequence ATGCTGAAAAAGACAGAACGTTTATCATTGGTTGAGCAAGTGGTGATTCAAATTGAACATCTAATCGAAAGCGGCCATTGGCAAATTGGCGATCATTTGCCTGCGGAGATGCAATTGATGCAAGAATTTGGCGTGAGTCGGAATACATTAAGAGAAGCGATCCGTGCTCTTGTTCATGCAGGTTTACTTGAGACCAAACAAGGCAGCGGGACGATTGTGAAGTCGATAAGTGCTTTTGGTGCAGCACTTCATAGACAAGTGGAAAAGTCGAGCGTTATGGAAACCTTAGAAGTGCGTCTCGCTTTAGAAAGAGAAGCAGCACAGCTTGCAGCCGCTCGGCGGGATGACCTTGATGTAGAAGCGATGACGGAGTCTATTCAGTTGTGCAAAGCGGCATCTGAAAAAGGAAATGTACAAGAATTTTTACAGGCAGACATTGTATTTCATAAAGCCATGGTTAAAGCATCTCATAATAAGATGTTAGAACGGCTTTATGAAAATATAACGGAGCCTCTGCAGTCTTCGATCGAAGAAGTGATGGTAGCAGGTGACTGCTTTAACTATAGTGAAGAGATTCATTATGAATTGCTGGAAGCCATTAAGGAGCAAGATGTTCAGGCAGCAATAAGTTATGTAAATCAATACATAAACGATTTCAGAGAGAAGATTAAACGTATTCAGGAGGACTAA
- a CDS encoding 2OG-Fe(II) oxygenase has product MIAENREQTIFNHVGKKILTDREIDIVAKIEEPMVVVLGNMLSDEECDELIRLSTDKMKRSKIGTTRAENALRTSSSMFIEETENLIVARIEKRIEAVMNIPIEHGEGLQILQYKPGQEYRAHHDFFSSASKVTNNRISTLVMYLNDVEQGGETFFPHLNFSVSPRKGMAVYFEYFYNDPALNDITLHGGAPVEVGEKWVATQWMRKQRVR; this is encoded by the coding sequence TTGATAGCGGAGAATAGAGAGCAAACGATATTTAACCACGTCGGTAAGAAAATACTGACGGATAGAGAGATTGACATCGTCGCAAAAATTGAAGAACCAATGGTCGTCGTATTAGGCAATATGTTAAGTGATGAAGAGTGCGATGAACTCATCAGGTTATCAACAGACAAGATGAAACGTTCAAAAATCGGCACGACACGCGCTGAAAACGCGTTACGAACAAGCAGCAGTATGTTTATTGAAGAAACTGAAAACCTAATTGTTGCGAGAATCGAAAAACGGATTGAAGCAGTTATGAATATCCCCATTGAACATGGAGAAGGACTGCAAATTCTTCAGTATAAGCCAGGACAAGAATACAGAGCACATCATGATTTCTTCTCGTCAGCCAGCAAGGTGACAAATAACCGAATTAGTACGCTGGTCATGTACTTGAATGATGTAGAACAAGGTGGCGAGACATTCTTCCCCCACTTAAACTTCTCAGTTTCACCGAGAAAAGGGATGGCCGTCTACTTTGAGTATTTCTATAACGATCCAGCGTTAAATGATATAACGCTGCATGGCGGAGCACCTGTGGAAGTTGGAGAAAAATGGGTAGCGACGCAATGGATGAGGAAACAGCGGGTACGGTGA
- a CDS encoding ABC transporter ATP-binding protein: MKSIRVEQLKYKYPGSEHFVLDDISFTVERGDFIGIAGENGAGKTTLCYALSGLVPHFFKGSYGGNVFIGDLEVYTHSMNEITARVGLVFENPFSQMTGAKFTVYDEIAFGLENLGVPREEMHRRIQKCMQQLKIEELRDVNPFSLSGGQLQRVAIASVMAMKPDILILDEPTSQLDPQGAEEVFQAVEQLSAQGVTIIMAEQKIEKLAAYSDRILLMNKGKLICEGTPAEIFSRNDLDDYGVEPPVYTSAARSLKIRQDSAATLPVVLEEMPTSGLENFSLPIRQVEAVDVKTAEIAVSDLRFGYEKDAEIIRGIDLELSGKPLAIIGQNGAGKTTFVKLLKALLKPLKGKITVDGVKTTDTTAAKLAAVVGLIFQNPNDQIFKSNVLDEVMFGPLNIGQSPETAKANALKMLKRVGLACKKDENPYDLSLAERKRVAVASILAMDTKVVIFDEPTIGQDAKGKMTLSLIINELYAQGKLVVCILHDMDFVAETFEHTVILGDGRVLFNGETRTAFSQEELLKKAGLVQPHVTQLARRMGYPGILLKKSELH; the protein is encoded by the coding sequence ATGAAAAGCATCCGAGTGGAGCAGCTGAAATACAAATACCCCGGGAGTGAACATTTCGTATTGGATGATATCTCATTCACAGTCGAAAGAGGGGACTTCATCGGGATTGCGGGTGAGAATGGGGCAGGAAAAACAACGCTTTGCTATGCCCTCAGCGGCTTAGTTCCTCATTTTTTTAAAGGAAGCTATGGCGGGAATGTTTTTATCGGAGACTTGGAAGTGTATACCCATTCAATGAACGAAATCACAGCGAGGGTGGGCCTCGTGTTTGAAAATCCGTTTTCACAAATGACGGGAGCCAAATTTACAGTCTATGACGAAATCGCATTCGGGCTTGAAAACTTAGGTGTGCCGCGTGAGGAAATGCATCGTCGGATACAAAAGTGCATGCAGCAATTGAAGATTGAAGAGTTACGGGATGTAAATCCATTTTCCCTTTCAGGCGGTCAATTGCAGCGTGTCGCGATTGCGAGTGTGATGGCTATGAAGCCTGATATCCTTATTTTGGATGAACCGACGTCGCAGCTTGACCCTCAAGGCGCTGAAGAAGTCTTTCAAGCAGTAGAGCAACTTTCTGCGCAAGGCGTTACTATTATAATGGCTGAACAGAAAATCGAAAAATTGGCTGCGTATTCAGATCGGATCTTATTGATGAACAAAGGAAAACTGATTTGTGAAGGGACACCAGCAGAGATTTTTTCGCGAAACGATTTGGATGACTATGGAGTAGAGCCTCCCGTGTATACATCAGCAGCCAGGTCACTGAAAATTAGACAAGACAGTGCAGCAACTCTTCCTGTTGTGTTAGAAGAAATGCCGACATCTGGTTTGGAAAACTTCTCTTTGCCTATCCGGCAAGTGGAAGCCGTTGATGTGAAAACTGCCGAAATTGCTGTTTCAGATCTTCGTTTTGGTTATGAAAAAGATGCAGAAATTATTAGAGGAATCGATTTGGAACTGAGCGGTAAACCTCTTGCAATTATCGGACAGAACGGTGCGGGTAAAACAACGTTCGTAAAGTTACTGAAGGCGTTATTAAAACCTCTTAAAGGAAAGATCACTGTTGATGGGGTGAAAACGACAGACACTACCGCTGCAAAACTGGCAGCTGTCGTCGGGCTTATCTTCCAAAATCCGAACGATCAGATCTTTAAAAGCAACGTGCTGGATGAAGTGATGTTCGGTCCGTTAAACATTGGTCAATCCCCTGAAACTGCGAAAGCCAATGCATTGAAAATGCTGAAAAGAGTCGGCTTGGCGTGTAAAAAAGATGAAAATCCATATGACTTGAGTCTGGCTGAACGGAAACGGGTGGCTGTGGCTTCGATTCTAGCGATGGACACGAAAGTCGTCATTTTCGATGAACCGACTATCGGTCAGGATGCCAAAGGAAAGATGACATTGTCTTTAATCATCAATGAGTTATATGCACAAGGAAAGTTAGTTGTGTGTATTTTACACGATATGGATTTTGTAGCGGAGACTTTCGAACACACCGTCATTCTGGGGGATGGCCGTGTGCTGTTCAATGGGGAAACACGCACAGCGTTCAGCCAGGAGGAACTATTGAAGAAAGCCGGACTTGTGCAGCCACATGTTACGCAACTTGCCCGTCGAATGGGATACCCGGGGATTTTATTAAAGAAAAGTGAATTGCATTAA
- a CDS encoding energy-coupling factor transporter transmembrane component T family protein, which yields MKNGTFYLEKDSIVHDVDPLSKLLFVFVSVGVTYIVSDHSFVLGVFAFTLLLLLLGKVLRYILPIIGLSIVLIFSIIIVQGFFHPDRSTLWFTIVSVPIYKEGFSYALLLTLRVLNMVCAFGVLILTTKPDDLVQSLIRKGMSPKIGYVLLSVLQILPQMLAVTGKITDAQRSRGMETEGGLITRVKSFIPLLTPVVLNSINDTRDRSIALEIRGFNSTSERTFLHETNHFKYGFVIKILLAASLAAVITWRIFL from the coding sequence ATGAAGAATGGGACGTTCTATTTAGAAAAAGATTCGATTGTCCATGACGTCGATCCTTTATCCAAATTGCTATTCGTTTTTGTTTCAGTTGGGGTTACGTATATAGTATCTGATCATTCATTTGTTCTTGGCGTCTTTGCCTTCACACTGTTGCTGTTGCTGCTTGGAAAAGTCCTGCGGTATATCCTTCCGATTATCGGGCTTAGTATCGTTCTCATTTTTTCGATTATTATCGTCCAAGGATTTTTTCATCCCGATCGCTCCACTCTTTGGTTTACGATCGTTTCCGTCCCTATCTATAAGGAAGGTTTTTCTTATGCACTTTTACTGACACTCCGTGTTCTGAATATGGTCTGTGCGTTTGGCGTTCTGATTCTGACAACGAAGCCGGATGATTTAGTCCAATCGCTGATTCGAAAAGGAATGTCTCCAAAAATAGGTTACGTCCTTTTATCCGTACTGCAAATCCTTCCTCAGATGCTGGCTGTGACTGGCAAAATCACCGATGCACAGCGCTCTCGCGGAATGGAAACTGAGGGAGGATTAATAACACGTGTAAAATCATTCATCCCATTACTTACTCCCGTTGTCTTGAATTCCATCAATGATACCCGGGATCGTTCAATAGCTCTTGAAATCAGAGGATTCAACTCGACAAGCGAACGGACCTTTCTTCATGAGACCAATCACTTTAAATATGGGTTCGTTATAAAAATTCTATTGGCGGCATCTTTGGCCGCAGTAATTACCTGGAGGATCTTCCTATGA
- a CDS encoding ECF transporter S component has translation MRKQSMWSLKFSTAALVLIPAAIGINYLGKLFAELLRLPLWLDSIGTVLSSMLAGPIIGALTGIINNIIYGFTASPVSFVYAITSGVIGLVVGIMAYKGWIASIGKALVLGLVVGVIAATVSTPLNILFWGGQTGNIWGDALFATMIAHDMPQWLASFADSLVVDVPDKIATVLVGFLIFKNLPKNLTRMYDSRSEIDRL, from the coding sequence ATGAGGAAACAAAGTATGTGGTCTTTAAAGTTTTCAACAGCCGCACTGGTCCTAATTCCAGCTGCGATCGGCATTAACTATCTTGGAAAGTTATTCGCTGAACTATTAAGACTGCCGTTATGGCTGGACTCGATTGGAACAGTGCTCTCCAGTATGTTAGCAGGTCCTATAATTGGCGCACTCACAGGAATCATCAATAATATCATCTATGGCTTTACCGCTAGTCCGGTATCGTTTGTCTATGCAATTACATCAGGAGTTATCGGCCTGGTTGTTGGGATCATGGCTTATAAAGGATGGATAGCTTCCATTGGAAAGGCGCTTGTTTTAGGTCTCGTAGTTGGCGTGATAGCGGCCACAGTTTCTACACCGCTGAATATCCTGTTTTGGGGCGGACAAACGGGTAACATCTGGGGAGATGCTTTATTTGCAACTATGATTGCACATGACATGCCTCAGTGGCTGGCTTCGTTTGCTGACAGTCTCGTTGTAGATGTGCCTGACAAAATTGCAACAGTCCTAGTCGGATTCTTGATATTTAAAAATCTGCCTAAAAACTTAACTCGAATGTATGATAGCCGTTCAGAGATTGACCGGCTGTAA
- a CDS encoding NADP-dependent oxidoreductase — MKAIVIEQYGGSDQLVEKDLPKPDIKDDQVLIEMHATSINPIDWKVREGYMKDGMPFEFPLILGWDAAGVISEVGSKVTTFKKGDQVFARPAMENGTYSEYVAVDEELVALKPDHLSFEEAASVPLAGLTAWQCLVDFGKVKKGDRVLIHAGSGGVGSFAIQIAKSFGAYVLSTASGKNEAFLKELGVDEFIDYKTTDFADVAKDVDLVVDTMGGDILEKSLDVVKKGGRLVSIAGQPDAEKAKDKGITAESLWLNPNGKQLAELGELMEQGKVKAHIGHTFPLTEKGLRDAHDLSATHHAKGKIVIKIQ, encoded by the coding sequence ATGAAAGCAATTGTAATTGAGCAGTATGGCGGCTCGGATCAGTTAGTTGAGAAAGACCTCCCAAAACCGGATATAAAAGATGACCAAGTGTTAATTGAAATGCATGCGACGTCTATTAATCCGATAGATTGGAAAGTTAGAGAAGGCTATATGAAAGACGGGATGCCGTTTGAATTTCCGTTAATTTTAGGTTGGGATGCTGCAGGAGTCATCAGTGAAGTGGGAAGTAAGGTGACTACATTCAAAAAAGGAGATCAGGTATTTGCACGTCCTGCCATGGAAAATGGCACATACAGTGAATATGTCGCGGTTGATGAAGAATTAGTGGCGTTAAAGCCTGATCACTTGAGTTTTGAAGAAGCAGCGTCTGTTCCGCTTGCAGGTTTGACGGCGTGGCAGTGCCTGGTAGACTTCGGGAAAGTTAAAAAAGGAGATAGAGTGCTGATTCACGCAGGTTCTGGCGGTGTGGGAAGCTTTGCTATTCAGATTGCTAAAAGTTTCGGAGCATACGTTTTGTCTACAGCGAGCGGTAAAAATGAAGCCTTCTTGAAAGAGCTCGGGGTTGATGAGTTCATTGATTATAAAACAACGGATTTTGCAGATGTTGCAAAGGACGTCGATTTAGTTGTAGACACAATGGGCGGTGACATTTTAGAAAAAAGTTTAGACGTTGTGAAAAAAGGCGGCCGTCTCGTCTCTATCGCTGGACAGCCCGATGCTGAAAAAGCGAAAGACAAAGGTATTACTGCGGAATCCCTATGGCTGAATCCGAATGGGAAACAACTCGCTGAACTTGGAGAACTGATGGAACAGGGAAAAGTAAAAGCACATATTGGTCATACATTTCCGTTAACAGAAAAAGGATTGCGGGATGCGCATGATTTAAGTGCAACGCATCATGCGAAGGGAAAGATTGTGATTAAAATCCAATAA
- a CDS encoding AAA family ATPase: MVMLTKETQYIRSLYLKRDQIQSFARYPLNLPFIHGLEELAFHPNVTYIIGENGMGKSTLLEAIAISLGFNPEGGTRNFNFSSYDSHSDLDKYLRIVKGVHRANDSFFFRAETFYNVATHIEELDSEPLGGRRIIDSFGGKSLHEQSHGESFFAAFIERFQGNGLYILDEPEAALSPTRQLAMLSRIHELVAEGSQFIISTHSPILMAYPKSFIYQLEDEGMREVELEDTPHYSIMNQFFSDRDRLLHHLFKR; encoded by the coding sequence ATGGTCATGCTGACAAAGGAAACACAATACATACGAAGTCTTTATTTGAAGAGAGACCAAATCCAGTCCTTTGCACGCTATCCGCTCAATCTTCCTTTCATCCATGGATTGGAGGAGTTGGCATTCCATCCGAATGTTACCTATATCATCGGGGAGAATGGGATGGGGAAATCCACGCTGCTGGAGGCGATTGCCATCAGCCTTGGGTTTAATCCGGAAGGGGGCACGCGGAATTTCAATTTTTCGAGCTATGACTCACATTCCGATCTGGATAAGTATCTTCGAATCGTTAAAGGTGTACATCGGGCGAATGATTCGTTTTTCTTTCGTGCGGAAACATTTTACAATGTCGCCACCCACATAGAGGAACTGGATTCAGAACCTTTGGGAGGACGAAGAATCATTGATTCCTTCGGTGGCAAGTCTCTTCATGAGCAATCCCATGGAGAATCATTTTTCGCGGCGTTTATCGAGCGGTTTCAGGGAAATGGTCTGTACATACTGGACGAGCCGGAAGCAGCACTTTCGCCAACTCGGCAGCTTGCGATGCTTTCAAGGATCCATGAACTCGTGGCAGAAGGTTCACAGTTCATCATCTCCACTCATTCGCCGATTCTGATGGCGTATCCAAAATCTTTTATCTATCAGTTGGAAGACGAAGGGATGAGGGAAGTCGAATTGGAGGACACCCCGCACTATTCGATCATGAATCAGTTTTTCAGCGACCGGGACCGGCTTCTGCATCATCTCTTCAAGAGATGA